A window of Ignavibacterium sp. contains these coding sequences:
- a CDS encoding alkaline phosphatase, translating to MLQKIFTLVLITAAINFAQISSEKGNVIFIHPDGTGLSDWNALRIFKVGPDNDLNWDKMNSIGLYQGHIRNRITASSNAGATIHAYGVKADVDDFGLIDNEVPVARSGKRLSIMKEAMQQGIFTGIINSGSIEEPGTAVFVSSNVKRGNYNEIAKDVIQSGADLIFSGGEDFLLPEGTKGRHSQSGKRKDGLNLIEWATSKGYKVVYTKDELLNTSFDEKKILGVFASRSTFNDKTEEELREKDLPNYNPTAPTVAEMTKFALEFLSRKGQFFLVVEEEGTDNFGNRNNANGKLEALSNADEAIGFALEFINKNPNTLLLTASDSEAGGMEVLGYEIENLSDNNPLPERDANGSPVDGREGKGTLPFISAPDKNGNRFPFGIGWSCFGDVSGGVVARAHGIHSEKMKGKIDNTDIYRFMYMGLFGKWLD from the coding sequence ATGTTACAAAAAATTTTTACTCTTGTGTTAATTACTGCTGCGATAAATTTCGCACAGATAAGTTCCGAAAAAGGAAATGTAATTTTTATTCATCCGGATGGAACCGGTTTAAGTGACTGGAATGCATTAAGAATTTTTAAAGTCGGACCTGACAATGATTTGAATTGGGATAAAATGAACTCAATCGGTTTATACCAGGGTCATATAAGAAACAGAATAACTGCGTCATCAAATGCCGGAGCAACTATTCATGCCTACGGCGTTAAAGCTGATGTTGATGATTTCGGTTTAATTGATAATGAAGTTCCTGTTGCACGTTCTGGAAAAAGATTAAGCATAATGAAAGAAGCAATGCAGCAAGGCATTTTCACAGGAATAATTAATTCAGGTTCTATTGAAGAACCAGGAACTGCTGTGTTTGTTTCAAGTAATGTTAAAAGAGGAAATTACAACGAGATTGCTAAAGATGTTATTCAATCCGGAGCCGATTTAATTTTCAGTGGTGGAGAAGATTTTCTTTTACCTGAAGGTACAAAAGGAAGACATTCACAAAGTGGTAAAAGAAAAGACGGGTTGAATCTTATCGAATGGGCAACATCAAAAGGATATAAAGTTGTTTACACAAAAGACGAATTATTAAACACTTCATTCGATGAGAAGAAAATTCTTGGTGTGTTTGCATCAAGAAGTACATTTAATGACAAAACCGAAGAAGAATTGAGAGAGAAAGATTTACCCAACTATAATCCAACTGCACCGACTGTTGCAGAGATGACAAAGTTTGCACTTGAATTCTTATCTCGCAAAGGTCAGTTCTTTCTTGTTGTTGAAGAAGAAGGCACGGATAACTTTGGTAACAGGAATAACGCAAATGGAAAACTTGAAGCTTTGAGCAATGCTGATGAAGCAATTGGTTTCGCTCTTGAATTCATAAATAAAAATCCAAACACATTACTTTTAACTGCATCTGATAGCGAGGCAGGTGGAATGGAAGTACTTGGATATGAAATTGAAAATCTATCTGATAACAATCCTTTGCCGGAAAGAGATGCAAATGGTTCTCCCGTTGATGGTAGAGAAGGTAAAGGAACTCTTCCATTTATTTCTGCACCAGATAAAAATGGAAATCGTTTTCCGTTCGGAATTGGTTGGAGTTGTTTTGGTGATGTTTCAGGTGGAGTTGTTGCAAGAGCACATGGAATACATTCAGAAAAAATGAAAGGTAAAATTGATAATACCGATATCTACAGATTTATGTATATGGGATTATTTGGAAAGTGGTTGGATTAA
- a CDS encoding peroxiredoxin — MEQTTRKGIPLIGEKMPTLEVQTTHGMKKIPEDYRGKWIVLFSHPADFTPVCTTEFVAFAKRNDQFKKLNAELIGLSIDQVFSHIKWVEWIQDNLKVNIPFPIIADDMGKVAESLGMIHPGKGTNTVRAVFIIDPEGIIRLMIYYPQEVGRQIDEVLRALKALQISDQNKVAMPENWPNNELIGDKVIIPPPKDMAMIEERKKAEGYDWWFKFKSLNN; from the coding sequence ATGGAACAGACAACCAGAAAAGGCATTCCATTGATTGGAGAAAAAATGCCAACATTGGAAGTTCAAACAACTCACGGAATGAAAAAAATTCCCGAAGATTACAGAGGCAAATGGATTGTGTTGTTCAGTCATCCGGCTGATTTCACACCTGTGTGCACAACTGAATTTGTGGCTTTTGCAAAAAGAAATGATCAATTCAAGAAACTCAATGCTGAATTGATTGGATTATCAATTGATCAGGTATTCTCACACATTAAATGGGTAGAATGGATTCAGGATAATCTGAAAGTGAATATTCCTTTCCCGATTATCGCTGATGATATGGGTAAAGTTGCTGAATCACTTGGAATGATTCATCCCGGTAAAGGAACAAATACTGTTCGTGCTGTTTTCATAATTGATCCTGAAGGTATCATAAGATTAATGATTTATTACCCACAGGAAGTCGGAAGACAAATTGATGAAGTTCTTCGAGCATTGAAAGCTCTTCAGATATCTGATCAGAATAAAGTTGCTATGCCGGAAAATTGGCCTAACAATGAACTGATTGGTGACAAAGTAATTATTCCACCACCAAAAGATATGGCAATGATTGAAGAAAGAAAGAAAGCCGAAGGATATGATTGGTGGTTTAAATTCAAATCATTGAATAATTAA
- a CDS encoding EVE domain-containing protein has protein sequence MATKYWLVKTEPDVFSWNDLKKSKNQTTYWDGVRNYQARNFLRDEMKKGDLVLFYHSNTEPLAVMGVCEVVREGYPDFTQFDPENNHYDPKADPKNPTWFMVDIKLKKGFKHPVTLDEIKSNPKLKNMKLIQRGNRLSVMPLTKEEFDEINKMGN, from the coding sequence ATGGCAACTAAATACTGGTTGGTTAAAACTGAACCCGATGTTTTTTCTTGGAATGATTTAAAGAAAAGTAAAAACCAAACAACCTATTGGGATGGAGTAAGAAATTATCAGGCAAGAAATTTTTTAAGAGATGAAATGAAAAAAGGTGATTTGGTTTTATTCTACCATAGTAACACAGAGCCACTTGCTGTGATGGGAGTTTGTGAAGTTGTACGTGAAGGTTATCCTGATTTCACTCAATTTGACCCGGAGAATAATCACTATGATCCAAAAGCTGATCCGAAAAATCCGACCTGGTTTATGGTTGATATTAAATTGAAGAAAGGATTCAAACATCCTGTAACTTTGGATGAGATCAAATCAAATCCTAAACTCAAAAATATGAAACTGATTCAGAGAGGAAACAGATTATCTGTTATGCCATTAACAAAAGAAGAGTTTGATGAGATAAATAAAATGGGAAATTAA
- a CDS encoding glutathione peroxidase, with the protein MKTVLIALLFLIMFVSTIEPQNQKGVKVKDDILSIKVKDIDGKEINLTDYKDKVLLIVNVASFCGYTKQYSGLQDLYETYKDKGFEILAFPCNQFGNQEPGSNEEIKNFCSSKYNVTFRLFDKIDVNGNNKSPLYAILTDNPVTGKGDIKWNFEKFVVGKNGKIIARFPSSVEPTSEKLVSLIESELKK; encoded by the coding sequence ATGAAAACAGTTCTAATAGCATTATTATTTCTAATAATGTTTGTTTCAACAATAGAACCACAAAATCAAAAGGGAGTAAAAGTGAAAGACGATATACTTTCAATTAAGGTTAAAGATATTGATGGAAAAGAAATAAATCTAACTGACTATAAAGATAAAGTTTTATTGATAGTTAATGTTGCAAGTTTCTGTGGATACACGAAGCAATATTCAGGACTTCAGGATTTATACGAAACTTATAAAGATAAAGGATTTGAAATACTTGCTTTCCCTTGCAATCAGTTCGGGAATCAGGAACCTGGCTCAAATGAAGAGATAAAAAATTTCTGTTCGTCAAAATACAATGTAACTTTCAGGTTGTTTGATAAAATTGATGTCAACGGAAATAACAAATCGCCGCTTTACGCAATACTTACAGATAATCCGGTTACAGGCAAAGGCGATATCAAATGGAATTTTGAAAAATTTGTTGTTGGAAAGAATGGTAAAATTATAGCGAGATTCCCAAGCTCTGTTGAACCTACAAGTGAAAAATTAGTTTCGTTAATTGAAAGTGAATTGAAAAAATAA
- a CDS encoding VOC family protein, with protein sequence MAYEINPKVKIGHIHLTVSNLDKALSFYRDLLGFQVTARFGASAVFLSSGGYHHHIALNTWAGEGAPQPPKGTTGLYHFAILYPTRKELAQAFKKIWEEKYPIEGASDHGVSESVYLKDPDGNGVELYADRPFELWPRDEDGNILMITKPLDLPNLLSELE encoded by the coding sequence ATGGCGTATGAAATAAATCCAAAAGTAAAAATTGGTCACATTCATCTCACCGTTTCTAATTTAGATAAAGCATTATCATTTTACAGAGACTTACTTGGATTTCAGGTAACAGCACGCTTCGGAGCGTCTGCAGTGTTTCTTTCTTCAGGTGGATATCATCATCATATTGCATTAAACACCTGGGCTGGCGAAGGTGCACCACAACCACCAAAAGGAACTACTGGTTTATATCATTTTGCAATTTTATATCCTACACGAAAAGAACTTGCTCAGGCATTTAAAAAAATCTGGGAAGAAAAATATCCGATTGAAGGCGCATCCGACCACGGAGTTTCCGAATCTGTTTACTTAAAAGATCCTGACGGAAACGGAGTTGAGTTATATGCCGACAGACCTTTTGAACTCTGGCCAAGAGATGAAGACGGGAATATTTTAATGATTACAAAACCACTCGATTTACCAAATCTTTTATCAGAACTGGAATAA
- a CDS encoding TerB family tellurite resistance protein, which produces MLSVLRKFLFEEEDQSSQSYQKTDNADEKKLQVAACALFIELAKADGKFTDEERSFIINHMKNCFNIDDDYANELLELAEKRVKDSVSIYEFTGEINEHFTQEQKEKLIENLWRLVFTDEKMHTYEDHLMKKVSLTLNIEHKKLIEKKLVVKSELGLV; this is translated from the coding sequence ATGTTAAGTGTATTAAGAAAATTTTTATTTGAAGAAGAAGATCAATCTTCTCAGAGTTATCAGAAAACTGATAATGCTGATGAGAAGAAACTTCAGGTTGCTGCCTGTGCATTATTTATTGAGCTTGCCAAAGCTGATGGAAAATTCACAGATGAAGAAAGAAGTTTTATAATCAATCATATGAAAAACTGTTTTAACATTGATGATGATTATGCCAATGAACTTTTGGAGCTTGCAGAAAAAAGAGTTAAGGACAGCGTAAGCATTTATGAATTTACAGGCGAAATAAATGAACACTTTACTCAGGAACAAAAAGAAAAACTAATTGAAAATTTGTGGCGATTAGTTTTCACGGATGAAAAGATGCACACTTATGAAGATCATCTGATGAAAAAAGTTAGTTTGACGCTGAATATTGAGCATAAAAAACTTATAGAGAAAAAGTTGGTAGTGAAATCAGAGCTTGGGTTGGTTTAA
- a CDS encoding T9SS type A sorting domain-containing protein translates to MTTAQNVYAFFMVNLASARTTSDYFFHLGPYTIGTTFRGRVYARNFGSGYVVGLAKSSETLTEDSSVVFNYNQTYLFVLKYIFNPTAVDDDQCVLYAYDNTFPLTEPGSPILTIGPIGTGVGSDPANIGAVAIRQGTNSPTGLVDGIRIATNWNSIVPVELTSFNATVNGTNVLLKWTTATEINNAGFDVERRTSNSDWRKIGFVPGAGTTSDKQNYIFSDKNLGKGKYQYRLKQVDFDGTFEYSKVIEVDITSPAKFELAQNYPNPFNPTTAISYTIPQSGNVKLAVYNLLGQEVAVLVNDFREAGTYDVEFNASNLNSGVYLYKLEANGLTFTKKMTLLK, encoded by the coding sequence GTGACAACAGCTCAAAATGTTTATGCTTTCTTTATGGTAAATCTTGCTTCTGCACGAACAACATCAGATTATTTCTTTCACCTTGGTCCTTACACTATCGGAACTACATTCAGAGGTAGAGTTTATGCAAGAAATTTCGGAAGTGGATATGTAGTCGGTTTAGCGAAATCCAGTGAAACACTGACTGAAGATTCATCTGTAGTTTTTAATTACAACCAAACTTACCTTTTTGTATTAAAGTACATTTTTAATCCTACTGCTGTTGATGATGATCAATGTGTATTATATGCTTACGATAATACTTTCCCATTAACTGAACCAGGTTCACCAATTTTGACGATTGGTCCCATTGGGACTGGTGTTGGATCAGATCCTGCAAACATCGGAGCAGTTGCAATCAGACAAGGTACAAATTCTCCAACCGGATTAGTGGATGGAATCAGAATAGCAACTAACTGGAACTCAATCGTACCTGTTGAACTTACTTCTTTCAATGCAACAGTTAACGGAACAAATGTATTACTTAAATGGACAACAGCAACAGAAATCAATAATGCCGGCTTTGATGTTGAAAGAAGAACTTCAAACAGTGACTGGAGAAAAATTGGTTTTGTTCCAGGCGCAGGCACAACCTCCGATAAACAGAATTATATCTTCAGTGATAAAAATCTTGGTAAAGGAAAATATCAGTACAGACTAAAGCAAGTTGATTTTGACGGTACATTTGAGTACTCTAAAGTAATTGAAGTCGATATTACATCGCCTGCAAAATTTGAATTAGCTCAGAACTATCCTAATCCATTTAATCCAACGACAGCAATAAGTTACACTATTCCGCAATCAGGTAATGTTAAGTTAGCAGTTTATAACTTACTTGGACAGGAAGTTGCCGTACTTGTGAATGATTTCAGAGAAGCAGGAACTTATGATGTAGAGTTTAATGCAAGTAATCTGAATAGTGGAGTATATCTCTATAAGCTTGAAGCAAATGGTCTAACATTCACAAAAAAGATGACACTGCTTAAATAA
- a CDS encoding GNAT family N-acetyltransferase, translating into MIIKSPQTRQEFFDYYDLRWRILRAPWNQPKGSEQDELEGQAIHIIAVEEGKVVGCGRAHFNSDEEAQIRYMAVENHWQGKGIGKLILDELEKKVIEKGAKKIILHARESVVKFYEKNGYRIVKPSHTLFGTIPHYLMEKKF; encoded by the coding sequence ATGATTATAAAATCACCACAAACCAGACAGGAATTTTTTGACTATTACGATTTAAGATGGCGCATACTTCGCGCACCCTGGAATCAGCCAAAAGGAAGTGAACAGGATGAACTTGAAGGACAGGCAATTCATATAATCGCAGTTGAGGAAGGCAAAGTTGTTGGATGTGGTCGTGCTCATTTTAATTCTGATGAAGAAGCTCAGATAAGATATATGGCTGTTGAAAATCATTGGCAGGGAAAAGGTATTGGTAAACTGATTTTAGATGAGCTTGAAAAGAAAGTTATTGAGAAGGGTGCAAAAAAAATTATTCTTCACGCAAGAGAAAGTGTTGTTAAGTTTTATGAAAAGAATGGATATCGAATTGTTAAACCTTCACACACTTTGTTTGGTACCATCCCTCATTACTTAATGGAAAAGAAATTTTAG
- a CDS encoding glycogen/starch/alpha-glucan phosphorylase: protein MAKKNNGKVANGSIFFTDKEDPESFSISNQFAEHLEFTLVKDRITVTKDDAYYALSLAVRDRMVRRWLRTQREYHIKDTKRVYYLSLEYLMGRLLGNALINLDYYEECRELLKKDGYNLEEIKEYEHDMGLGNGGLGRLAACYLDSMATLQLPAFGYGIRYEYGIFSQEIENGYQVEYADYWLKNGNPWDILRRSLQYRVKFYGRVEKKVYPDGTYYFDWVDTDDVLAVAYDVPVPGYKVKNVNNLRLWQAKAVTDFEFSEFNRGDYVEAVAKKNDSETISKVLYPNDTYVEGKFLRLKQQYFFVSATLQDIIRKFKINHDNWEDFPEKVCIQLNDTHPVIAIPELMRILIDQERLGWEKAWNITTRTFAYTNHTVVPEALEEWNEKIFGELLPRHLQIVYEINRRFLEDVKKNYSTDEAVLDKLSIISSGPEKRVRMANLAIVGTFAVNGVAELHTHILKTRIFPDFHKIYPKKFLCVTNGITPRRWIRAANPELSKLITSKIGEEWVKDLSQLKQLEQFVDDAAFRKKWREVKMHNKRLLIDYIKNENNIDVNPDSIFDVQVKRFHEYKRQLLNVLHVITLYNRIKDNPKIKMVPRTVIFGGKAAPAYYAAKMVIKLINSVADVVNNDPDVGDKLKVVFLKNYSVTLAEKIIPASDLSEQISVAGLEASGTGNMKFAANGALTIGTMDGANIEIREEVGEENIFIFGLLAEEVVELKAKGYNPRKYYESNPSLKRVIDMIASNYFNPKEPGIFNDMINGLMNVDYYCVFADYQSYIDTQDRVAQEFLNQEEWTKKSIYNVARIGKFSSDRAVSEYAKKIWNVKPVKLNNGNSNHD from the coding sequence ATGGCGAAAAAAAATAACGGCAAAGTTGCTAATGGTTCTATTTTTTTTACAGACAAAGAAGACCCTGAAAGTTTTTCAATTTCAAATCAGTTCGCCGAGCATCTTGAATTTACACTCGTAAAAGATCGAATTACAGTTACAAAAGATGATGCTTATTATGCTCTATCTCTTGCTGTTCGTGATAGAATGGTAAGAAGATGGCTTCGTACTCAAAGAGAATATCACATCAAAGATACCAAACGAGTTTATTATCTTTCCCTCGAATATTTAATGGGAAGATTGCTTGGCAATGCACTCATAAATCTTGATTATTATGAAGAGTGTCGTGAGCTTCTGAAAAAAGATGGATACAATTTAGAAGAGATAAAAGAATATGAACACGATATGGGTTTAGGTAACGGAGGTTTGGGAAGATTAGCTGCTTGTTATCTTGATTCAATGGCGACACTTCAACTTCCTGCATTCGGTTATGGAATCAGATATGAGTATGGAATCTTTTCTCAGGAAATTGAAAACGGCTATCAGGTTGAATATGCTGACTACTGGCTGAAGAATGGAAACCCCTGGGATATTTTAAGACGCTCACTTCAATACCGCGTTAAGTTTTATGGAAGAGTAGAAAAGAAAGTTTATCCTGACGGAACATATTATTTTGATTGGGTTGATACAGATGATGTTCTTGCTGTTGCTTACGATGTCCCTGTTCCTGGTTACAAAGTAAAAAATGTGAACAACCTTCGTCTCTGGCAGGCAAAAGCAGTTACCGATTTTGAATTTTCAGAATTCAATCGTGGTGATTATGTTGAGGCGGTTGCAAAGAAAAATGATTCAGAAACTATTTCCAAAGTTCTTTATCCCAACGATACTTATGTCGAGGGGAAATTTTTAAGACTTAAACAACAATACTTTTTCGTTTCGGCAACATTGCAGGATATTATTCGCAAGTTTAAAATCAATCATGATAATTGGGAAGATTTTCCTGAAAAAGTATGTATTCAGTTAAATGATACCCATCCTGTTATTGCAATACCTGAATTGATGAGAATACTGATTGATCAGGAAAGACTTGGCTGGGAAAAAGCGTGGAATATAACAACAAGAACTTTTGCTTATACAAATCACACTGTTGTACCAGAAGCACTTGAAGAATGGAATGAGAAAATATTCGGAGAACTTTTACCAAGGCACCTTCAGATAGTTTATGAAATCAACAGAAGATTTCTTGAAGATGTAAAGAAAAACTATTCAACCGATGAAGCCGTTCTTGATAAACTTTCAATAATTTCATCCGGTCCGGAAAAGAGAGTTAGAATGGCAAACCTTGCAATAGTTGGAACATTTGCAGTTAATGGTGTTGCTGAGCTTCATACACACATTCTGAAAACAAGAATATTTCCTGACTTTCACAAAATATATCCGAAAAAATTTCTTTGTGTAACGAATGGCATTACACCAAGAAGATGGATTCGTGCAGCTAATCCGGAACTATCAAAACTGATAACATCAAAAATCGGAGAAGAGTGGGTAAAAGATTTATCACAACTTAAGCAGCTTGAACAATTTGTTGATGATGCTGCATTCAGGAAAAAATGGCGTGAAGTTAAAATGCATAACAAACGGCTTCTGATTGATTATATCAAGAATGAAAATAACATTGATGTAAATCCTGACTCAATTTTTGATGTGCAGGTTAAAAGATTTCACGAATACAAAAGACAGCTTTTGAATGTACTGCATGTAATTACTCTTTATAATCGTATAAAAGATAATCCGAAAATTAAAATGGTTCCAAGAACTGTAATTTTCGGAGGTAAAGCTGCACCAGCTTATTATGCCGCTAAAATGGTAATAAAATTAATCAATTCTGTTGCTGATGTTGTGAACAATGATCCTGATGTTGGCGATAAACTAAAAGTAGTTTTTCTGAAAAACTATTCGGTTACGCTTGCAGAAAAAATTATTCCAGCATCGGATTTGTCAGAACAAATTTCGGTTGCAGGACTTGAAGCATCTGGAACGGGAAATATGAAATTTGCTGCAAATGGTGCGTTAACAATCGGAACAATGGATGGTGCTAATATTGAAATTCGTGAAGAGGTTGGTGAAGAAAATATTTTCATATTCGGTTTACTTGCTGAAGAAGTTGTTGAGCTAAAAGCAAAAGGATATAATCCGAGAAAATATTATGAAAGCAATCCTTCATTAAAACGAGTTATTGATATGATTGCTTCAAATTATTTCAATCCAAAAGAACCCGGAATTTTTAATGATATGATTAACGGTTTAATGAATGTTGATTACTATTGTGTCTTCGCAGATTATCAATCATATATTGATACTCAGGACAGAGTTGCACAGGAATTTCTTAATCAGGAAGAGTGGACTAAAAAATCAATTTATAATGTTGCACGAATTGGTAAGTTTTCAAGTGACAGAGCTGTAAGTGAATATGCAAAGAAAATATGGAATGTAAAGCCGGTTAAACTCAATAACGGAAATTCAAATCACGATTAA
- the rmuC gene encoding DNA recombination protein RmuC, with product MEIIFLIIGLVIGFVIAFLFLRSKKTTPIEEVNRLNEEINSLRIENGKLSERIKILEEDKSNLQSELKIEREKSEKLNSDNSALKSDYSNLQEKLNEQKTEIEELQQKFVKEFENLANKIFEEKSAKFTEQNKEKISEILNPLKEKISEFEKKVEQTNKESIDRLSSLREQLYSLKELNNQMTQEAKNLTEALKGQTKTQGNWGEFILESILEKSGLVKGREYVVQESLVSEAGKRYQPDVIVNLPENKSIVIDSKVSLIAYERYVSSENENEKEKALREHIISIRSHLKSLSSKNYQSLYQLNSLDFVLMFMPIEPAFALAVQQDASLFNDAFEMNIVIVSPSTLLATLRTIASIWRQENQNRNALEIARQAGALYDKFVNFYNDLLDVGKKLDSAKDSYEEAMKKIHDGRGNLIAGVEKMKQLGAKASKSLPTAALNRANIDENNLLSNE from the coding sequence ATGGAAATAATTTTTCTTATCATCGGTTTAGTTATCGGATTTGTTATTGCTTTTCTTTTTTTACGAAGCAAGAAGACAACCCCGATAGAAGAAGTAAACAGACTCAACGAAGAAATTAATTCACTGAGAATTGAGAACGGAAAGTTGAGCGAACGGATTAAGATTCTTGAAGAAGACAAATCCAATCTTCAATCAGAACTAAAGATTGAAAGAGAAAAATCAGAAAAGCTAAATTCCGATAACTCAGCACTTAAATCCGATTACTCTAATCTTCAGGAAAAGTTGAATGAACAAAAAACCGAGATTGAAGAACTTCAACAAAAGTTTGTGAAGGAATTTGAAAATCTTGCAAACAAAATCTTTGAAGAAAAGTCTGCTAAGTTTACAGAGCAGAATAAAGAAAAGATAAGTGAAATCCTCAATCCGCTTAAAGAAAAAATTTCTGAGTTTGAAAAGAAAGTAGAGCAAACAAACAAAGAAAGTATTGACAGATTATCTTCGCTTCGGGAACAATTGTATTCGCTTAAAGAGTTAAACAACCAAATGACTCAGGAGGCAAAAAATCTTACTGAAGCACTAAAAGGTCAAACTAAAACTCAGGGTAATTGGGGCGAGTTTATACTTGAAAGTATTCTGGAGAAATCCGGATTAGTAAAGGGAAGAGAATATGTTGTTCAGGAAAGTTTAGTCTCGGAAGCCGGAAAAAGATATCAGCCTGATGTGATTGTAAATTTGCCGGAGAATAAAAGTATTGTTATTGATTCAAAGGTATCATTGATTGCTTATGAAAGATATGTTTCATCAGAAAATGAAAATGAAAAAGAAAAGGCTTTGAGAGAACATATCATTTCAATTCGTTCGCACCTAAAAAGTCTTAGCTCAAAGAATTATCAGTCACTTTATCAGTTAAATAGTTTGGATTTTGTTTTAATGTTTATGCCAATCGAGCCGGCATTTGCACTTGCAGTTCAGCAGGATGCTTCCTTATTCAATGATGCATTTGAAATGAATATAGTAATCGTAAGTCCATCAACATTGCTTGCTACACTCAGAACTATTGCGAGTATCTGGCGACAGGAAAATCAAAACAGAAATGCACTTGAAATAGCACGGCAAGCAGGTGCCTTGTATGATAAGTTTGTGAATTTCTACAATGATCTACTTGATGTGGGAAAAAAACTCGATTCAGCAAAAGACAGCTATGAAGAAGCAATGAAGAAAATACACGATGGAAGAGGAAATCTTATTGCTGGAGTTGAGAAGATGAAACAGCTTGGAGCCAAAGCAAGCAAATCTTTACCAACAGCAGCATTAAATCGTGCTAACATAGATGAGAACAATTTGCTAAGTAACGAATGA
- a CDS encoding GxxExxY protein, which yields MNENDISKIIVDCCFKVHTQLGPGLLESVYEEVLAYELMKRGLNVERQKAIPVLYDQIKMELGFRADLIVENKVIIELKSVDTLAPVHSKQLLTYLRLANLKLGLLVNFNEALIKDGIKRIVNNL from the coding sequence ATGAATGAAAATGACATTTCTAAAATAATCGTTGATTGTTGTTTTAAAGTTCATACTCAATTAGGACCCGGTCTTTTGGAATCTGTTTATGAAGAGGTTTTAGCTTATGAATTAATGAAGAGGGGATTAAATGTTGAAAGACAAAAAGCAATCCCAGTGCTTTATGATCAAATAAAAATGGAATTAGGTTTTAGAGCTGATTTAATTGTTGAAAATAAAGTTATTATTGAATTGAAATCAGTTGACACACTTGCTCCTGTTCATTCAAAACAATTACTGACTTATTTAAGGTTAGCAAATTTAAAACTTGGTTTACTAGTAAATTTCAATGAAGCATTAATCAAAGACGGAATAAAAAGAATAGTAAACAATTTGTAA